The Halorubrum sp. BV1 genome has a window encoding:
- a CDS encoding glycosyltransferase family 39 protein yields MSAFSPFSSLGRLATRLRERLGRADRVTVAAALIALAAGFLTFAVAATVFSHHSANHDEGVYLTQAALLLGGQVEFHAGPLADAVHPWFFIEDGGRLYPKYTPVPAALFAVSMGLFGEPRVTLAAVAAGNAALVYLLGGLSVGRRAGLVAALLFAASPMAIATSAAFLPYAPTTFFNLVFAVAYLRSVRDESLRAAGVAGVAVGIAFFSRPYTAVLFAAPFILHALWQVVSGLKRFAADSSASTPRALASAGLRGRPDPVRRHGLTALFGLLFVGVALAYNVRMTGDPFVFPYQAFAPMDGPGFGERRILGHSVEYTLGLALESNWYAVQEIATRWFAAGPLGTALAALGCAVAVRGWQNGGDPIGVVSDAGEETGAPGSPGFRRTAGLLLGGVGVAVVAGNLFFWGTHNALADLSDPTDGLAALFGPFYHFDLLVPLSIFGGVGVVAGWRTLRSVRARLASRGSPSGVTRVALAVAVASAVVVAGVAAVDAASEPIERNAAVDAKHEAAYAPFDEAEFEDGLVFVPTPYGEWQNHPFQYLRNGPGLDGDVVYALDRDPVEDFAVVDAYPDRTLYRYGYRGVWTADPDARVTPKLEPLDRRSGDRIDAETTVGVPDRVDRARVRVDPRRGDAGGPGHVSDTVTDPDGSLTVDWVVTPEGVRLSGVGGATADTADGSAEPVPVDHEGDVVAVTVTLVDPAGATYTYRQEVTVRVTEGDEAGVGDERVEAVWPPERSTCRLVTDCGNEGTYLPEEPDAHPEWVVFETTAEASG; encoded by the coding sequence GTGTCCGCGTTTTCACCGTTCTCGTCGCTCGGCCGGCTCGCCACTCGCCTCCGTGAGCGGCTCGGTCGCGCCGATCGGGTGACGGTCGCGGCGGCCCTGATCGCTCTCGCTGCCGGCTTCCTGACGTTCGCGGTCGCCGCCACCGTCTTCTCACACCACTCCGCGAACCACGATGAGGGCGTCTACCTCACGCAGGCCGCGCTGCTTTTGGGCGGACAGGTGGAGTTCCACGCCGGACCGCTGGCCGACGCCGTCCACCCGTGGTTCTTCATCGAGGACGGCGGTCGCCTCTACCCGAAGTACACGCCGGTCCCGGCGGCGCTTTTCGCCGTCTCGATGGGGCTATTCGGCGAGCCGCGCGTGACGCTCGCGGCGGTCGCCGCCGGCAACGCCGCCTTGGTGTACCTGCTCGGAGGCCTTTCGGTCGGCCGCCGCGCCGGCCTCGTCGCGGCCCTCCTCTTTGCCGCCTCACCGATGGCGATCGCGACGAGCGCGGCGTTCCTCCCGTACGCGCCGACGACGTTCTTCAACCTCGTCTTCGCGGTCGCGTACCTTCGGAGCGTTCGGGACGAGTCACTTCGGGCCGCCGGCGTCGCGGGAGTCGCCGTCGGGATCGCCTTCTTCTCGCGCCCGTATACCGCGGTGTTGTTCGCCGCGCCGTTCATCCTGCACGCGCTGTGGCAGGTAGTGTCGGGGCTCAAGCGTTTCGCCGCCGACTCCTCGGCGTCGACGCCGCGCGCGCTCGCTTCCGCCGGCCTCCGCGGACGTCCCGATCCGGTCCGCCGCCACGGACTGACGGCGCTTTTCGGGCTCCTGTTCGTTGGCGTGGCGCTCGCGTACAACGTCCGGATGACCGGTGACCCCTTCGTCTTCCCGTATCAGGCGTTCGCCCCGATGGACGGTCCCGGCTTCGGCGAGCGCCGCATCCTCGGACACTCGGTCGAGTACACGCTCGGGCTGGCGCTGGAGTCGAACTGGTACGCGGTACAGGAGATCGCGACTCGGTGGTTCGCCGCCGGACCGCTGGGGACCGCGCTGGCCGCGCTCGGCTGTGCGGTCGCGGTCCGCGGGTGGCAGAACGGCGGGGACCCGATCGGGGTCGTCTCGGACGCTGGGGAGGAGACGGGCGCTCCCGGCTCGCCCGGGTTCCGGCGGACGGCCGGCCTGCTCCTCGGCGGCGTCGGAGTCGCCGTAGTCGCCGGTAACCTGTTCTTCTGGGGCACGCACAACGCGCTCGCCGACCTCTCGGACCCAACCGACGGGCTCGCGGCGCTTTTCGGTCCGTTCTATCACTTCGATCTCCTCGTACCGCTGTCGATATTCGGCGGAGTCGGCGTCGTCGCCGGGTGGCGGACGCTCCGGTCGGTGCGCGCGCGGCTCGCGAGCCGGGGGAGTCCCTCCGGAGTCACCCGCGTCGCGCTCGCGGTCGCCGTCGCGAGCGCGGTCGTCGTTGCGGGCGTCGCCGCCGTGGACGCGGCCTCGGAGCCGATAGAGCGGAACGCCGCCGTCGACGCGAAACACGAGGCGGCGTACGCCCCGTTCGACGAGGCCGAGTTCGAGGACGGGCTGGTGTTCGTGCCGACGCCGTACGGCGAGTGGCAGAACCACCCGTTCCAGTACCTCCGGAATGGGCCGGGGCTCGACGGCGACGTGGTGTACGCGCTCGATCGGGATCCGGTCGAGGACTTCGCGGTGGTCGACGCCTACCCGGACCGGACGCTGTACCGCTACGGCTACCGCGGCGTCTGGACCGCGGACCCCGACGCCCGCGTCACGCCGAAGCTGGAACCGCTCGACCGGCGGTCGGGTGACCGGATTGACGCCGAGACGACGGTCGGCGTTCCAGACCGCGTTGACCGCGCGCGAGTGCGCGTGGATCCGCGACGGGGGGACGCTGGCGGCCCGGGCCACGTCTCCGACACCGTGACCGACCCCGACGGTTCGCTCACGGTCGACTGGGTGGTGACGCCGGAGGGAGTGCGGCTGTCCGGTGTGGGAGGTGCGACAGCAGACACGGCCGACGGCTCGGCTGAGCCGGTACCCGTCGACCACGAGGGCGACGTGGTCGCCGTGACGGTGACGCTCGTCGATCCCGCGGGCGCGACGTACACCTATCGGCAGGAGGTGACGGTGCGGGTGACGGAGGGCGATGAAGCGGGCGTCGGCGACGAGCGGGTCGAGGCCGTCTGGCCCCCCGAGCGCTCGACCTGCCGGCTCGTCACCGACTGCGGCAACGAGGGAACGTACCTCCCCGAGGAACCTGACGCTCACCCCGAGTGGGTCGTCTTCGAGACGACCGCCGAGGCGAGCGGCTAG
- a CDS encoding extracellular solute-binding protein: protein MARHESDGLGGRDVRRRRFLAAAGAVGTVGVAGCTGGGDDGENGDGGGDGGDAESSIGQIGSGREGRDAPGGTPMAEMPALEGELTVYSGRGEFLVGELVSYIDDRYDDLDLTVRYAGSTDHVNAIINEGEGSPADVFYSVNAGALGALAGAGRTQALPNDVAELVRSEFRTDQWIGTSGRARTVPYNTDEFDESDLPDDIMAYPEEFPGDLGWAPSYGSCQAFVTAMRLTEGEEATRGWLEAMVESGATSYADEFRTCQEVADGAIDAGFTNHYYIQRVLDGDPNAPIATAFTEGDAGAMFNVAGAAVVDTAIDVDLAANFVRHLLSSEAQDYFARSTFEYPLIPEVEPIGDLPTIDELDVPEIDLAELSNLEPTIDLMREAGIQV, encoded by the coding sequence ATGGCGAGACACGAATCCGATGGACTGGGCGGGCGTGACGTTCGACGGCGACGGTTCCTCGCGGCGGCGGGAGCGGTCGGCACCGTTGGGGTGGCCGGCTGTACGGGCGGCGGCGACGACGGGGAGAACGGTGACGGCGGCGGTGACGGCGGCGACGCGGAGTCGTCGATCGGTCAGATCGGGTCGGGCCGCGAGGGGCGAGACGCGCCCGGCGGGACGCCGATGGCGGAGATGCCCGCCTTAGAGGGCGAACTCACCGTCTACTCCGGGCGCGGTGAGTTCCTCGTCGGCGAGCTCGTCAGCTACATCGACGACCGATACGACGACCTCGACCTGACCGTTCGATACGCCGGCTCCACCGACCACGTGAACGCGATCATCAACGAGGGCGAGGGGTCGCCGGCGGACGTCTTCTACTCGGTCAACGCCGGGGCACTCGGTGCGCTCGCCGGCGCCGGACGCACGCAGGCGCTTCCCAACGACGTCGCCGAGCTGGTTCGCTCCGAGTTCCGCACGGACCAGTGGATCGGCACCTCCGGCCGGGCCCGCACCGTCCCGTACAACACTGACGAGTTCGACGAGAGCGACCTGCCGGACGACATCATGGCGTACCCCGAGGAGTTCCCCGGCGATCTGGGCTGGGCCCCCTCGTACGGATCCTGTCAGGCCTTCGTGACCGCGATGCGTCTGACAGAAGGGGAAGAGGCCACCCGCGGGTGGCTCGAAGCGATGGTCGAGTCCGGTGCCACGTCGTACGCAGACGAGTTCCGCACCTGCCAGGAGGTCGCTGACGGGGCGATCGACGCGGGGTTCACGAACCACTACTACATCCAGCGCGTGCTCGACGGCGACCCGAACGCGCCGATCGCCACGGCGTTCACCGAGGGCGACGCGGGCGCGATGTTCAACGTCGCCGGTGCCGCGGTCGTCGACACCGCGATCGACGTCGACCTCGCCGCCAACTTCGTCCGACACCTGCTGTCGTCGGAGGCACAGGACTACTTCGCGCGCTCGACGTTCGAGTACCCCCTCATCCCCGAGGTGGAGCCGATCGGCGACCTCCCGACGATCGACGAACTCGACGTGCCGGAAATCGACCTGGCGGAGCTGTCGAACCTCGAACCGACGATCGACCTCATGCGCGAGGCCGGCATCCAGGTCTGA
- a CDS encoding alpha-1 4-glucan-protein synthase: MDERRSRRDEADICVIVPTIREYECLRAYVANAREHGFDVSRLHFVLVTEDFCDVAEMRAMIDDLDVSGDVFDGTDREAWYEDNDVAEYGHVVPAASHAETSFGLLYMWANPGFEYGVFIDDDTLPQDDANYFGRHMENLAFGGEIERVRSDERWVNVLYQNAGEHGLYPRGYPYSAMGETVETDAVEVESGEVVVSQGLWTNVPDLDAVRILMDGDLEGQAQTRTTADDFGADFVAARGNYLTVCSMNLAFRREVIPAFYQLPMDDNEWDVGRFDDIWSGLFVKRAADVLGKRLYNGGPLCEHNKAARSTFDDLANEVAGLELNEHVWEVLDSVEPEVQRATQTAKPSEDDVEGDADSFASVFAEMADALAEGDFSEWNNGAFLNHCGEHMRDWLDCLDALGQTRALADD, encoded by the coding sequence ATGGACGAGCGCCGCTCACGACGTGACGAGGCCGATATCTGTGTCATCGTGCCGACGATCCGCGAGTACGAGTGTCTCCGCGCGTACGTCGCGAACGCCCGCGAGCATGGGTTCGACGTCTCGCGTCTGCACTTCGTGTTGGTCACCGAGGACTTCTGTGACGTCGCGGAGATGCGGGCGATGATAGACGACTTGGACGTCTCCGGCGATGTGTTCGACGGGACGGACCGCGAGGCGTGGTACGAGGACAACGACGTCGCGGAGTACGGACACGTCGTGCCGGCCGCGAGCCACGCCGAGACGAGCTTCGGACTCCTCTACATGTGGGCGAATCCCGGGTTCGAATACGGCGTCTTCATCGACGACGACACGCTCCCGCAGGACGACGCGAACTACTTCGGTCGTCACATGGAGAACCTCGCGTTCGGCGGCGAAATAGAGCGCGTCCGCTCGGACGAGCGCTGGGTGAACGTCCTCTACCAGAACGCCGGCGAGCACGGGTTGTACCCGCGCGGGTACCCGTACTCGGCGATGGGCGAGACGGTCGAGACCGACGCGGTCGAGGTGGAGAGCGGCGAGGTCGTCGTCTCGCAGGGACTGTGGACGAACGTCCCCGACCTCGACGCGGTCCGGATCCTGATGGACGGCGACTTGGAGGGACAGGCGCAGACGCGGACGACCGCCGACGACTTCGGCGCGGATTTCGTCGCCGCCCGCGGCAACTATCTCACGGTCTGCTCGATGAACCTCGCGTTCCGACGCGAGGTGATCCCGGCGTTCTATCAGCTCCCGATGGACGACAACGAGTGGGACGTCGGTCGGTTCGACGACATCTGGTCGGGCCTCTTCGTAAAGCGCGCCGCCGACGTGCTCGGCAAGCGTCTCTACAACGGCGGGCCGCTGTGCGAGCACAACAAGGCCGCGCGCTCGACGTTCGACGACCTCGCGAACGAGGTGGCGGGGTTAGAGCTGAACGAGCACGTCTGGGAGGTGCTCGACAGCGTGGAACCGGAGGTTCAACGGGCCACTCAGACGGCGAAGCCGTCTGAGGACGACGTGGAAGGCGACGCCGACTCGTTCGCGTCGGTGTTCGCGGAGATGGCCGACGCGCTCGCGGAGGGCGACTTCTCCGAGTGGAACAACGGCGCGTTCCTCAATCACTGTGGCGAACACATGCGTGACTGGCTCGACTGCCTCGACGCGCTCGGCCAGACGCGAGCGCTCGCAGACGACTGA
- a CDS encoding lysylphosphatidylglycerol synthase transmembrane domain-containing protein, translated as MTSRSDSVRLRDRFTRGRLTLAGTALVLAVGGWFVARYVDMDAIVATAAAADPTLLGVALVAYALSWPLRGRRYGDVLAAMGTRLRTGFLTAAVFASQTANLIVPARAGDGVRAYLLKRRRDVPYPTGVASLAIERAFDLVAIAALGAFALGALASGDRSVDTTGGATPLVAAAGLAAVAVALGVATVAVARSDRRVGPALRARAAATRLARPVGAAVRVGAAVRVVAAQPRRLATVFGWSLLIWGIDVATAVLVLAALLGGFDGGVIALPVVLAVCTLAVSAGNLAKVLPLSQGGVGLYEAAFTGLIVGTTAIPVETALAAAVLDHALKNAVTLAGGAAAAVSLNVSPTRSVDEAPPNAGATDEHAESADF; from the coding sequence ATGACGAGCCGGTCCGACTCCGTCCGACTTCGCGATCGCTTCACGCGCGGGCGGCTCACGCTCGCGGGCACTGCGCTCGTGCTCGCCGTCGGCGGGTGGTTCGTAGCGCGGTACGTGGACATGGACGCGATCGTCGCGACTGCGGCGGCCGCGGACCCGACGCTTCTCGGCGTCGCGCTCGTCGCGTACGCGCTCTCGTGGCCCCTCCGAGGGCGGCGGTACGGCGACGTGCTCGCGGCGATGGGGACTCGGCTCCGGACCGGCTTTCTCACCGCGGCCGTGTTCGCGAGCCAGACCGCGAACCTGATCGTCCCGGCGCGGGCGGGCGACGGGGTCCGCGCGTACCTGCTGAAGCGCAGACGCGACGTTCCGTACCCAACCGGCGTCGCCTCGCTGGCGATCGAGCGCGCCTTCGACCTCGTGGCGATCGCGGCGCTCGGTGCGTTCGCGCTCGGCGCGCTCGCCTCGGGGGATCGATCGGTCGACACGACCGGTGGAGCGACGCCGCTCGTCGCCGCCGCCGGACTCGCTGCCGTCGCCGTCGCGCTCGGGGTCGCGACGGTCGCGGTCGCCCGGAGCGACCGGCGCGTCGGCCCCGCGCTTCGCGCTCGGGCCGCCGCGACGCGGCTCGCCCGACCGGTCGGTGCCGCGGTTCGGGTCGGCGCGGCGGTTCGGGTCGTCGCCGCCCAACCGCGTCGTCTCGCGACCGTGTTCGGGTGGAGCCTCCTCATCTGGGGGATCGACGTTGCGACTGCCGTCCTCGTGTTAGCCGCCCTCCTCGGCGGGTTCGACGGCGGCGTCATCGCGCTCCCGGTCGTACTCGCCGTCTGCACGCTCGCGGTCAGCGCGGGCAACCTCGCGAAGGTGTTGCCGCTCTCGCAAGGCGGGGTCGGGCTGTACGAGGCCGCGTTCACCGGCCTGATAGTCGGGACGACCGCGATCCCGGTCGAAACGGCGCTAGCGGCGGCCGTCCTCGATCACGCGCTCAAAAACGCCGTCACGCTCGCGGGCGGTGCCGCGGCGGCCGTCTCTCTCAACGTCTCGCCGACCCGCTCCGTCGACGAGGCACCGCCAAACGCCGGTGCGACCGACGAGCACGCCGAATCAGCAGACTTTTAG
- a CDS encoding rhomboid family intramembrane serine protease, producing MRATLETLAVAVLVGLTQFALGAVGVGGALALSTPLSVTPWTLVTGVYAHASVGHLIANAVALLLVGPFVERRTSRFRFHAFVVTTGALAGTAQVTLGSLLGPPSAVLGLSGAVFALGGYLLAGNVASATLFDRLRLSARSQLALFGVVALALTAMTAAPGVALFAHAVGAFCGLVAGRIELLDIR from the coding sequence ATGCGCGCGACGCTCGAAACCCTCGCGGTCGCGGTCCTCGTCGGTCTCACTCAGTTCGCGCTCGGAGCCGTCGGAGTCGGCGGCGCGCTCGCGCTGTCGACGCCGCTTTCGGTCACGCCGTGGACGCTCGTCACCGGCGTGTACGCGCACGCCTCCGTCGGCCACCTGATCGCCAACGCGGTGGCGCTGCTTCTCGTCGGCCCGTTCGTCGAACGCCGCACGTCGCGCTTTCGGTTTCACGCGTTCGTCGTGACGACCGGTGCGCTCGCCGGGACCGCACAGGTGACGCTCGGTAGCCTGCTCGGCCCACCCTCGGCAGTGCTGGGCTTGAGCGGCGCGGTGTTCGCGCTCGGCGGGTACCTCCTCGCGGGCAACGTCGCCAGCGCGACGCTTTTCGATCGGCTCCGGCTCTCGGCGCGTTCACAACTCGCGCTGTTCGGCGTCGTCGCGCTCGCGCTCACTGCGATGACCGCCGCACCCGGCGTCGCGCTTTTCGCACACGCCGTCGGCGCGTTCTGCGGGCTCGTTGCCGGACGGATCGAACTCCTCGATATCAGGTGA
- the rpsJ gene encoding 30S ribosomal protein S10: protein MQQARVRLAGTSPEDLDDICDDVREIADSTGVALSGPIPLPTKTLEIPSRKSPDGEGTATWEHWEMRVHKRLIDIDADERALRQLMRVQVPNDVSIEIVLED from the coding sequence ATGCAGCAGGCACGCGTCCGCCTCGCCGGCACGAGCCCCGAGGACCTCGACGACATCTGCGACGACGTCCGCGAGATCGCGGACTCGACAGGGGTCGCCCTGTCGGGCCCGATCCCGCTGCCGACGAAGACGCTCGAGATCCCGTCGCGTAAGTCCCCGGACGGTGAGGGGACGGCGACGTGGGAGCACTGGGAGATGCGCGTCCACAAGCGTCTGATCGACATCGACGCCGACGAACGCGCGCTCCGCCAGCTCATGCGCGTCCAGGTGCCCAACGACGTCAGCATCGAGATCGTTCTCGAAGACTAA